The genome window TTGATGTATCGTTAACTGTTTTGACCCCTATAAAACAAGAGTATTCTTTTAAATTTCGTTAGTTAAATTATGCGGTTAATTTATTCATCAAAATCAAGTGTTCGCCCGCGACAGTTTACTATTGGTTTTAATTACACACTTTGATGTTTTAGGGATCTTTATAGTGTTCTCGTTTTAGATAATGTAGCATAATAATCAGCCGTTATCCAATAAAAAAAGCGCTATTGGGGCTGCGGCTTAAGGTCCAATCACAGCCTTCTTTTGAAGTTCATAAAACAGTTGCAGGATTGATGATTTTACGGATGCAATTTCATTATTAGACTTTTAAACCTTGTTTTCAAGCGATGTTGTGTATTTGAATCTTAAAATGGCTCTCGATAGCAAATAACCCCTTATTTTTGATCTTTTAATATCATTAAAACTCCATTATGCAAGACCTTATATTCACCCTTTTTCAAACTTTATTACCTGCCTTTTTAGTGGCAGTAATTGCCTATTATTTTCTTTCTTCCTATATGAAAAATGAAGAACGAAGAAGAAGGTATATAACTGTAAGAGAGTCACAGGTAAAAACGCTTCCTACTCGCATGGCAGCTTATGAGCGCCTGGTTCTTTTTCTAGAACGTATAAAACCAGCAAGTCTGGTAGTGAGAACCAAACCCGGTAATATGACAAAAGCAGATTATGAGCAAACTCTTATTGCTGCTATAGAGCTGGAGTTTGAACACAATATTGCGCAACAAGTATATGTCAGTGAAGAATGCTGGAATATCATACGTGCTGCAAAAAATACCACCATTCAAAAATTACGTCAGGTATCCATGAGTGATAAAGTCTCTACTGCCGACGGATTGCGCCAAGCGATACTTAACGACCTGATGGATAAACGCGCTCCCAGTGCAACGGCTATAAGCTTTTTAAAGATCGAAGTGAATGATTTGTTTTAATGGAGTTTAATTCAATAGCACAAGTGATTCTAAACCAATCTGGAAGGGTGATTTTTTTCTTAATAACGCCCGAGATGAGATGAGCAGATTCTGAACAAATCTGGAAGAAGCTTTACTTCTTTATAGGAGCTTTCTAGCACCCTATTTTCCAGAATGACAACTTTATTACTGGCTTTTGAAATAGTTACAAGTCTGGCGAGTACATCAAACTACTGCGCAAATATGCCAGCGCAGCGAGTAAAATCATCGACTTACTGCTTACTTGCATCCCGATAGCTATAGGGAGATATTGAGAACCAGATAGCTACTGAAACTGAAACTACGACTTAAAATAACACTCCAATCTAATTCAATCCTAAAACTCGCTTTAATATTTCCTGACTCTTCGTATCAAAATTGCCTAGGGACTGATCAATGAAGAATTGACCGTTTTCTCTTTTGTATTGGGCTTTTAAAATACCACGTGCATTTTCATAAAATCGCCATACATGATGCAAACTGGCATTCATCAGGTCTGTATAATTTTGCTGACTCATGGCGTCGAGATTGATCAAGTAATCAAAAGCCGCTGTTCTAGTTTCTGTGCTGTATTCGGAACCCGTATATGCTTGTAAGCGAACTAAAAAAGGCAATAATTCTTCATTAGTATAGCCGGTAGAATTGAGTGCCAATACGATCCATGCCATATCCAAGCTAGAATTTATTTCCTTCCATTGTGCTCTTGCGCTTTCTAAAACCGCTCTTTTATCGCTGGCGTCATTCCACAATAAAAACAACACGGACTCTCTAGTCACATAGGAGGCATCATTAAGCATACTCGTAATCAATTCCCGATTCTTATCGTTTAAAGTTGGCGTGCTTAAAACAATAAGCTGATTCACCTCTACATCGTTCAATGCTGCTGCTTGCTGTAACAGCTCGTATTTCTTATCATTATCATGAATGCTCAACTGAGCCACCATTTCTTTTACCATTACCGTTTCAACGGGTTTTTGAAGTGTTTCTTTATACGAGTTATAAGACTCTTCAAAAGTAGAAATACGTCTTGCAGAAAGTTGAAGGTATTGTTCCATGACAGGCTGTTTTCTCAGTATTCTCAAAGCTTCGGCAGTAGGGAATACTTCTGAAGTCAGCCATGTTGCTTTAAAATCGGTTAAATCTTTTTCACTGACCTGAGCCACCACATCGAGAAAACTAGCTGTCGTGACATTTTGATACTTGTTTTTTATCAGGTACCTGGTGACGCTTTCGCGAAAGCTCAACACTCCAACCTCCTCTTTTAACGCATGTAACGCCCAAGCTCCATGTTGGTAAAACGTAAGCGAATTTGCCTTTGCATTTAGCAGTGCAGTGCTATTTCCATTAGCTGTTTGCTCGTTCAAAGCCTCTGCATATTCAAATAATTGTGCTTGAAAATAGGAGTTCCCGTATAAGTTTTCCTCTGCTAATAAGGCATAATAACTGGCAAATCCTTCGTGCAACCAGTGGTGTTTTGCTTCTGTTTCTGTCACCAGATCACCAAACCATTGATGTGCCAGCTCGTGTGCGTTTACGTTTACATAGCTGCGGTCGTTAGCACCTAACTCGTCTGTAAAAAATTCGTCGTTAAAGATGGTCATCCCAGTGTTTTCCATACCTGAATACAAGAAATCTTTTACTGGAACTTGCTTGTAATTTTGCCATGGATAAGCAACTCCTATCTCACCCTCTAAGAAATCAAAGATCTCTTTAGAATGTTGATAGGTAGGTGCAACCTTAGATTCTTGATTGTCGTAATAATAGAATTCCAGCGGTATTCCAGAAGCGCTGCTATCTCTTTTTACTTGATAATCTCCTGCGGCAAGAGCGACCAGATAACTGGACATGGGTTTTTCCATTGTATAATTCCAAGTCTTTGTTTCTTTGCCTTCAGTAACTGTAACTAGTTTACCATTTGCGATGACGCGTTTTGATACTGGGGCAGTAATCGATAAATTCCAAATCATTTTGTCATTCATATCATCGATACTCGGCAGCCAGTTGCTGGTGTACTTCCCTTGCCCTTGCGTCCAGACTTGATCCCATAAGCGATCTTTATCTTTATCAATGTGGTACATGGCTTTAGAAGGGTAACTGGTAAATTTAACGGTAAGCTCCAGAACATCACCTGTATGAAAAGGGGCTTCAATAACTAATTTTTCTCCGTCATAAATAGATTTCACTTTATTACCTTCTATCAAAACTTGATGACCCACCAGGTTTTTTGCATCTAAGAATATAGAAGACGTATTCTTTAAAATTTGCAGATCAAAAAGAACGGATCCTTTGACCTCATTAGAAAATGGGTCTAATTGTATCACTACTTTTGCTTTTTGAAAATCAACCGTTTCTAACTGGCTAGACGTATTTTGAGATTGTGATAAAAACACAGCTAACAACGCAATAATTGTGATCCATTTCATAGAGGCGAAAAATACAAAAGATGTACCGCAATTAACTCGTTACTTCTTATGCTTAACTTTTATTAACGCTATGGTATTTACCATCACATCAATTTTTATACAACTGTTTACACACTAAGCAGAGAAACCTTTATTTTCGCAGCTAAAACACTTCCACTTGTACGAAAAAAGCTTTCCGCATAAACGATTTGGCCTCACACTAGAATTTCTAGAAAAGCACATTCCTAAAACAGATCACATTCTGGATTTAGGAGTGGAAAATCCGTTTACGGTTATAATGAAAGAAGCTGGATATCAAGTTTCTAATACGAGCGGAGAAGATCTAGATGACGACACCTCATCTATAGAAAATTTTAAAGGTGAAGTAGTAACTGCTTTTGAGATTTTTGAACATTTAGTCTCCCCTTACACCTCACTTAAAGCGATTCCTTGTGGTAAATGTATAATTAGTGTGCCGTTAAAACTTTGGTTCACGACTGCTTATCGGAATAAAAAAGATATTAGAGATCAGCACTATCATGAATTTGAACCTTGGCAACTGGATTATGTACTAGAAAAAGCAGGTTGGAAGGTAGTCGATCGCATCAAGTTTACCAATCCCGTAAAGAAATTTGGAATCCGTCCACTTCTTAGAAAATTTACAGACCGCTATTATGTAGTGTATTGTGAAAAGACAAATCCTTCTTAAATTTTGAAAATAGCCATCATCATACCAGCTCACAATGAAGAGCTATTCATACACTTGACGCTAGACAGTCTGGTGCAGCAATCACTGGCAGCAACTCAAATAGTAGTAGTAGATGACAATTCTACCGACCGTACTTTTGAAATCGCTAGCTCCTACTCGACTTCTTTACCCATAAAAGTGGTACGAACTTCGTCTAGTGCAGAGAATATACCTGGTTCTAAAGTCATACAGGCATTTAACTTCGCCCTTTCTCAAATAGATCTAGCAGATTTTGACATCATTTGTAAGTACGATGCTGACTTAATTTTTCCTTCTAATTATTTGGAGCAGATAGCAACTCGTTTTTACGCCATACCTACCGGTAAGAAGGAAGACAAAACTATAGGTATGGTTGCTGGACACTGCACGATCCTTAAAGAGGGTCACTGGGAAATTGAAAACCAAAACAATCCAGATCATATAAGAGGCGCACTCAAAGCCTACAGACGAGAATGCTTCCAACAAATAGGCGGACTCCAACCCAGTATAGGATGGGACACCGTGGACGAAATGCTGGCGCGTTTTTACGGTTGGACCGTAGTTACCATTCCAGAATTACATGTAAAACACTTAAAACCTACTGGAGCGGCTTATAATGCAAAATCCAAATACCTGCAAGGAGA of Nonlabens sp. Ci31 contains these proteins:
- a CDS encoding M1 family metallopeptidase, giving the protein MKWITIIALLAVFLSQSQNTSSQLETVDFQKAKVVIQLDPFSNEVKGSVLFDLQILKNTSSIFLDAKNLVGHQVLIEGNKVKSIYDGEKLVIEAPFHTGDVLELTVKFTSYPSKAMYHIDKDKDRLWDQVWTQGQGKYTSNWLPSIDDMNDKMIWNLSITAPVSKRVIANGKLVTVTEGKETKTWNYTMEKPMSSYLVALAAGDYQVKRDSSASGIPLEFYYYDNQESKVAPTYQHSKEIFDFLEGEIGVAYPWQNYKQVPVKDFLYSGMENTGMTIFNDEFFTDELGANDRSYVNVNAHELAHQWFGDLVTETEAKHHWLHEGFASYYALLAEENLYGNSYFQAQLFEYAEALNEQTANGNSTALLNAKANSLTFYQHGAWALHALKEEVGVLSFRESVTRYLIKNKYQNVTTASFLDVVAQVSEKDLTDFKATWLTSEVFPTAEALRILRKQPVMEQYLQLSARRISTFEESYNSYKETLQKPVETVMVKEMVAQLSIHDNDKKYELLQQAAALNDVEVNQLIVLSTPTLNDKNRELITSMLNDASYVTRESVLFLLWNDASDKRAVLESARAQWKEINSSLDMAWIVLALNSTGYTNEELLPFLVRLQAYTGSEYSTETRTAAFDYLINLDAMSQQNYTDLMNASLHHVWRFYENARGILKAQYKRENGQFFIDQSLGNFDTKSQEILKRVLGLN
- a CDS encoding methyltransferase; this translates as MYEKSFPHKRFGLTLEFLEKHIPKTDHILDLGVENPFTVIMKEAGYQVSNTSGEDLDDDTSSIENFKGEVVTAFEIFEHLVSPYTSLKAIPCGKCIISVPLKLWFTTAYRNKKDIRDQHYHEFEPWQLDYVLEKAGWKVVDRIKFTNPVKKFGIRPLLRKFTDRYYVVYCEKTNPS
- a CDS encoding glycosyltransferase, which produces MKIAIIIPAHNEELFIHLTLDSLVQQSLAATQIVVVDDNSTDRTFEIASSYSTSLPIKVVRTSSSAENIPGSKVIQAFNFALSQIDLADFDIICKYDADLIFPSNYLEQIATRFYAIPTGKKEDKTIGMVAGHCTILKEGHWEIENQNNPDHIRGALKAYRRECFQQIGGLQPSIGWDTVDEMLARFYGWTVVTIPELHVKHLKPTGAAYNAKSKYLQGEAFYKMRYGKLLTFITALKMAWNKKHFNLITDYLKGYQLAQKNNLAPLLTEEQGRFIRKYRWNGITSKLGFPSRN